The proteins below are encoded in one region of Acidithiobacillus ferrooxidans ATCC 23270:
- a CDS encoding C40 family peptidase — protein sequence MSPVGSVKRGGGLLLLLTMTLSGCATMTPPPAVRSSDNASSAYDNRAETTILDAVLVHTIAEIGKPYQWGGDNPRTGFDCSGFIQYVLRRAGVNIPRTSFAQAAALPSVNPRRIRPGDLVFFNTMGQPFSHVGIYIGGDQFVSALNPRQGVAVQSLRIPYWAERLDGVRRPMPPELLAMRAP from the coding sequence ATGTCACCTGTGGGTTCCGTGAAGCGTGGGGGCGGACTTCTGCTATTGCTGACCATGACCCTCAGCGGCTGTGCCACCATGACGCCGCCGCCAGCAGTCCGATCTTCCGATAACGCATCATCCGCTTACGACAATCGCGCGGAAACCACCATACTCGATGCCGTGCTCGTGCATACGATCGCAGAAATTGGCAAGCCCTATCAATGGGGTGGAGACAACCCTCGGACGGGATTCGATTGCAGCGGGTTCATTCAGTATGTATTACGTCGCGCCGGCGTAAACATTCCCCGAACCTCTTTTGCCCAGGCGGCCGCCTTGCCTTCGGTAAACCCCAGGCGCATTCGTCCTGGTGATCTGGTATTTTTCAACACCATGGGCCAGCCCTTCTCCCATGTCGGCATCTATATCGGCGGCGACCAGTTCGTCAGCGCCCTGAACCCCCGCCAGGGTGTGGCGGTACAAAGCTTGCGAATTCCTTACTGGGCGGAGCGTCTGGATGGTGTGCGGCGTCCCATGCCCCCTGAACTGCTGGCGATGCGGGCCCCTTGA
- a CDS encoding lytic murein transglycosylase, protein MHKNWALLPKTILATCIAAASSACATNVGPVNPPAAPAVTAPAPLPPLPAAPMPEQPSAALTQKARSTCVSNVAFQNFPLRYQQRLQEIACHLQERDGLPAGYVIPALQNARFNARAVEMMTPPPPSAAPATPYPWWRYRDRFLRQNRLDRGVQFWRDHAALLQAVSQKYGVSGPILMGILNIETGFGTFLGKFSVLNSNLSLALALPGRRRFFLHQTAETLKLAQRLGVPPGTLQGSPAGAMGMSQFLASSYLRYGVTWNDPPGGPMPNLWHSPADVLASTANFFRGHGWQPGQPVLSQVSGNRGTNVAPFLHGRHPLAQLRAAGIRPEVPSGLPGSTPVGLLRLQTEHGPTLFIAYPNFYAIMGYNPNTYYSATVWAYAEAIRRIVNG, encoded by the coding sequence ATGCATAAAAATTGGGCCTTGCTTCCGAAGACGATACTGGCGACCTGCATAGCCGCAGCCTCATCAGCCTGCGCGACCAACGTCGGCCCGGTGAATCCACCGGCTGCACCGGCGGTCACAGCACCAGCCCCACTGCCGCCGCTGCCTGCGGCACCCATGCCCGAGCAACCCAGCGCCGCGCTCACCCAGAAGGCCCGAAGTACCTGCGTCAGCAATGTGGCATTCCAGAATTTCCCGCTCCGATACCAGCAACGCCTGCAGGAAATCGCCTGCCACCTGCAGGAGCGGGATGGCCTGCCCGCCGGCTATGTGATTCCTGCCCTGCAAAACGCCCGTTTCAATGCCCGCGCAGTGGAAATGATGACGCCCCCACCCCCTTCCGCCGCTCCCGCGACACCCTATCCGTGGTGGCGTTATCGGGATCGTTTTTTGCGGCAGAACCGTCTGGACCGGGGCGTACAGTTCTGGCGTGATCACGCCGCGTTACTGCAGGCCGTCAGTCAAAAATATGGGGTTTCCGGGCCGATTCTGATGGGTATCCTGAATATCGAAACGGGTTTCGGGACCTTTTTGGGCAAATTTTCCGTGCTCAACAGCAATTTGAGCCTGGCATTGGCATTACCGGGGCGGCGCCGGTTTTTTCTGCATCAAACCGCGGAAACCCTGAAGCTCGCGCAGCGGTTGGGCGTCCCTCCGGGGACACTCCAGGGTTCACCGGCGGGTGCCATGGGCATGTCCCAGTTTCTCGCCAGCAGTTACCTGCGCTACGGGGTCACATGGAATGATCCTCCCGGCGGGCCGATGCCCAACCTGTGGCACTCACCTGCCGACGTCCTCGCTTCTACTGCCAACTTCTTCCGTGGCCACGGCTGGCAGCCGGGGCAGCCGGTGTTGAGCCAAGTATCCGGCAATCGGGGAACGAACGTAGCGCCATTCCTGCATGGCAGGCACCCACTCGCGCAACTACGCGCCGCCGGCATCCGTCCGGAGGTGCCGTCCGGACTTCCGGGATCCACGCCCGTAGGCCTGCTGCGCCTGCAGACAGAGCATGGCCCGACCCTGTTCATCGCCTACCCCAATTTCTACGCCATCATGGGCTACAACCCGAATACCTATTACTCGGCAACGGTATGGGCCTATGCCGAGGCGATCAGGAGGATTGTCAACGGCTGA
- a CDS encoding sigma-70 family RNA polymerase sigma factor — protein sequence MLTEDADGDVPDALEEIAEVGQDEACLWPETPEFDAIADPAWEAGASDHFDAIKLYLQEIGHNPLLTAEEEVSLGLSAQQGDITARNRLVECNLRLVVRIARRYQRQHTLPLLDLIEEGNLGLIRAAELFDPTRGFRFSTYATWWIRQNIDRGIMQQSRVVRLPTHIIKNLSAVLRSSRQIAQTMQGDPRVEDVAQVMGKSVAYVEDCLQQDRRVVSLDAPSRWEGSPSLAQTLVDADQADLGASLEEQDLQRQIHRALLGLDVRHRTILIRRFGIDGQDGASLSAIGKELGVSHERVRQLQEEALDLLRQHTELQ from the coding sequence ATGTTGACAGAGGATGCCGACGGGGACGTTCCAGACGCCCTTGAAGAAATAGCCGAGGTTGGACAGGACGAAGCCTGCCTCTGGCCCGAAACGCCGGAATTCGACGCCATAGCCGACCCTGCCTGGGAAGCCGGGGCGTCCGATCATTTTGACGCCATAAAGCTCTATCTGCAGGAAATCGGCCATAACCCCCTGCTCACGGCGGAGGAGGAGGTCTCCCTGGGTCTCAGCGCACAACAGGGGGATATTACGGCTCGCAATCGCCTGGTGGAATGCAACCTCCGTCTCGTCGTCCGCATTGCGCGCCGCTACCAACGGCAGCACACCCTTCCGCTCCTCGATCTCATCGAAGAGGGGAATCTCGGATTGATCCGTGCGGCGGAATTATTTGATCCGACGCGGGGATTTCGGTTTTCCACCTATGCCACCTGGTGGATTCGCCAGAATATAGACCGAGGCATCATGCAGCAGTCGCGAGTGGTACGGTTGCCTACCCATATCATCAAAAATCTCAGCGCGGTGCTGCGCAGTTCCCGGCAGATCGCACAAACGATGCAGGGCGACCCTCGCGTAGAAGACGTGGCGCAGGTCATGGGCAAGTCCGTCGCCTATGTGGAGGACTGTCTCCAGCAGGACCGCCGTGTGGTCAGTCTGGATGCGCCCTCCCGATGGGAGGGTAGCCCATCTTTGGCGCAAACGTTGGTGGATGCCGATCAGGCGGACCTGGGGGCTTCTCTTGAAGAACAGGACCTCCAGAGGCAGATTCACCGAGCCCTCCTGGGTCTGGACGTGCGACATCGTACGATCCTGATCCGTCGTTTCGGCATAGACGGTCAGGACGGGGCGTCCCTTTCCGCTATCGGCAAAGAGTTGGGCGTAAGCCACGAACGGGTCAGACAGCTACAGGAGGAGGCATTGGATCTGCTGCGCCAGCATACGGAGTTACAGTAA
- a CDS encoding 2OG-Fe(II) oxygenase translates to MEIIDASAMSRLRTQAQNFQHTRPYPWICISDFLYPEKFDQLCKDLPDPALFESQMGYKRAHGQQSHDRLALQYRPALEKVLAPSWKYFIQELQSDAYKSFWREMLGLSPRTPVILTMHWHYAPPGGSVSPHTDARRKLGSHIFYFNTPDDWDEAWGGQTLVLDDGGKWPRHSAPDYADLREAGASQVLGNRSFLFAQTDHSWHAVKAVQCPVGHMRKVFIVVANRLTPQVIWRRIRGKDADGYRLAGGIEEKPTPDAGG, encoded by the coding sequence ATGGAAATCATCGACGCGTCTGCCATGAGCAGGCTGCGCACCCAAGCCCAAAACTTTCAGCATACCCGGCCTTACCCATGGATTTGCATTTCTGATTTTCTTTATCCGGAAAAGTTTGACCAACTCTGCAAGGATCTTCCCGATCCTGCCCTTTTTGAATCCCAAATGGGCTATAAAAGAGCGCATGGGCAACAAAGCCATGATCGCCTCGCGCTACAGTATCGTCCGGCACTGGAAAAAGTGCTGGCACCGAGCTGGAAGTATTTTATTCAAGAATTGCAGAGCGATGCCTACAAATCCTTCTGGCGGGAGATGCTGGGCTTAAGCCCCAGGACACCCGTGATTCTCACCATGCACTGGCATTACGCCCCGCCCGGCGGGTCCGTTTCGCCGCATACCGACGCCCGGCGCAAGCTCGGTTCTCATATCTTCTATTTCAACACCCCGGATGACTGGGATGAGGCCTGGGGCGGGCAGACCCTGGTACTGGACGATGGGGGCAAATGGCCACGCCACTCGGCTCCGGACTATGCGGACTTGCGCGAAGCCGGCGCCTCCCAGGTGCTGGGAAATCGCAGTTTTCTCTTCGCGCAGACCGATCATTCCTGGCATGCCGTCAAGGCGGTTCAGTGCCCGGTGGGGCATATGCGCAAAGTTTTTATCGTCGTGGCCAACCGCCTCACGCCGCAGGTGATCTGGCGGCGTATCCGCGGTAAGGACGCCGACGGCTACCGGCTGGCAGGCGGAATTGAGGAAAAACCAACTCCCGATGCAGGTGGATAA
- a CDS encoding MlaC/ttg2D family ABC transporter substrate-binding protein, whose product MNGKDIATLYRFRVFNSIWSACFLLLWSTAVWAAVPDTPTIMVRDITQEVIRVLQTHEGKPFTPAVQQQIADIVLPHIDFMTMSRFVMSQYWSQMTPAQQDEFVQLFKEQLVHTYMIAFSHYSGQTVQILSSRQIYRHPDIVQVNTKIRQTNGLANIPVTYAFLQERSGWKIYDVFIDGVCMNLTYRNTYGQTVAHKGIASFLQDLSKKERPWNKGQ is encoded by the coding sequence ATGAACGGCAAAGACATCGCAACACTGTATCGTTTCAGAGTGTTCAACAGTATCTGGAGCGCATGTTTCCTGCTCCTGTGGAGCACAGCAGTCTGGGCGGCGGTACCGGATACGCCCACTATCATGGTCCGGGACATCACCCAGGAGGTCATCCGCGTATTGCAGACGCATGAGGGAAAACCCTTCACACCCGCCGTCCAGCAACAGATCGCGGATATTGTGCTGCCCCACATCGATTTCATGACCATGTCGCGCTTCGTCATGAGTCAATACTGGAGCCAGATGACGCCGGCACAGCAGGATGAATTCGTCCAGCTTTTCAAGGAGCAACTGGTTCATACCTACATGATTGCATTCAGTCATTACTCCGGCCAGACGGTACAGATCCTTAGCAGTCGCCAGATATATCGACATCCTGACATCGTGCAGGTGAATACGAAGATTCGGCAAACGAACGGGCTGGCGAACATTCCGGTCACCTATGCGTTCCTCCAGGAACGTTCCGGCTGGAAGATTTACGATGTATTCATCGACGGGGTTTGCATGAACCTGACTTACCGGAATACGTACGGGCAAACAGTGGCCCATAAAGGAATCGCCAGTTTTCTCCAGGATCTGAGCAAAAAGGAGCGGCCCTGGAATAAGGGCCAGTGA
- a CDS encoding acyloxyacyl hydrolase, which translates to MRLPFFTVPQWLRILGLVTLFSVAPSAWAVTLMPSGAPYLSVGAGAFNLVGAVDDAGYNHTPAEFNAEYQSGFRFYGIGYMLGLLANTDGGVDGYGGLYADLALTPHWILTPEAAVSGYSQGNSKNMGSNFLFRLELGLAYQMDDGGRLGLKIAHLSNGDLYTSNPGENELLVTYSFPLS; encoded by the coding sequence ATGCGTCTCCCGTTTTTTACTGTCCCACAGTGGCTACGGATTCTCGGATTGGTCACCTTGTTTTCAGTGGCGCCTTCGGCTTGGGCCGTTACCCTGATGCCCAGCGGCGCACCCTATCTGAGCGTTGGCGCCGGCGCCTTCAATCTGGTCGGTGCGGTCGATGATGCCGGCTACAACCATACTCCGGCCGAGTTCAATGCGGAGTACCAATCCGGATTCCGGTTTTATGGCATTGGCTATATGCTGGGCTTGCTGGCCAACACCGATGGTGGCGTCGATGGTTATGGAGGCCTTTATGCCGACCTTGCGTTGACCCCGCACTGGATACTCACGCCAGAAGCGGCCGTGAGCGGCTATAGTCAAGGCAACAGTAAAAATATGGGTAGCAATTTTCTCTTCCGGCTGGAGTTGGGGTTGGCCTACCAGATGGATGACGGCGGGCGCCTGGGACTGAAAATTGCGCATTTGTCCAATGGGGATCTCTACACAAGCAATCCGGGAGAAAACGAACTCCTGGTTACCTATTCATTTCCCCTGAGTTGA
- the ubiG gene encoding bifunctional 2-polyprenyl-6-hydroxyphenol methylase/3-demethylubiquinol 3-O-methyltransferase UbiG, producing the protein MNSDQAEVNKFDALSGQWWDTDGPFRTLHEINPLRLDFIARGCGGLAGKKVLDVGTGGGLLAEAMARQGAEVTGIDLAEDGLDVARAHADANHLHIDYRQIAVEDLATEKPEYYDVVTCMEMLEHVPDPAAVVDACARLLHPGGDAFFATLNRGPKSYLMAIVGAEYVLGLLPRGTHDYRKFIRPSELLAMTHQSHLQTMALKGMHFDPIRHRGRLSDDVSINYLSQARKAAPNV; encoded by the coding sequence ATGAATAGTGATCAGGCTGAAGTGAACAAATTCGACGCCCTCTCCGGTCAGTGGTGGGATACCGATGGGCCATTTCGTACCCTGCATGAAATCAACCCGTTGCGCCTGGATTTTATCGCCAGAGGCTGTGGCGGGCTGGCGGGCAAAAAGGTGCTGGACGTGGGTACCGGGGGCGGGCTCCTCGCCGAAGCCATGGCGCGTCAGGGGGCGGAGGTTACCGGGATCGATCTCGCGGAGGACGGCCTGGACGTGGCGCGCGCCCATGCGGATGCCAACCATCTCCACATCGACTACCGGCAGATCGCCGTCGAGGATCTGGCCACGGAAAAACCGGAGTATTACGACGTGGTGACCTGCATGGAAATGCTGGAGCATGTGCCGGATCCTGCCGCCGTGGTGGATGCCTGCGCCCGCCTGCTCCATCCCGGCGGAGATGCCTTTTTTGCCACCCTCAATCGCGGCCCCAAAAGCTATCTGATGGCTATAGTCGGAGCCGAATACGTGCTTGGACTGCTCCCCCGCGGAACCCACGACTATCGGAAGTTCATCCGGCCCAGCGAGTTGCTGGCCATGACCCACCAAAGTCATCTGCAGACCATGGCCCTCAAGGGCATGCACTTTGACCCGATCCGCCACCGCGGGCGTCTGAGCGATGATGTCAGCATCAACTACCTGAGTCAGGCGCGCAAAGCAGCACCTAATGTCTGA
- a CDS encoding TRZ/ATZ family hydrolase — MQSVDQVIRARWVVPVRPRTVLHDHALAVQDGRIVAIGPAAEILTRYTAASMTHLDQHVLMPGLVNAHTHAAMTLMRGLADDLPLMTWLNAHIWPVEGRFVSPGFVAIGTELAVAEMLRGGTTTFNDMYFFPEAAAEVAQRMGMRATIGHVVIDFPTAYAANADVCLQLAADLLPRLRRMPLIHQSIAPHAPYTVGDAGLCGARDLAASEKLPLHMHVHETAHEIDEAIARDGMRPLARLARLGLLNQHFLAVHMTRLNEEDLAICRNSGLQVAHCPESNLKLASGMAPVATLRKQGTRLAIGTDGAASNNDLDMLGELRTAALLAKGVSGDPTVFPAWEALEAATLGGAEAIGWGAETGSLEPGKAADCIAIDLDHPATYPVYDPVSQVVYCAGRDQVSHVWVNGNPRVVEGRAVDWDTQELFARVRGWVERIREKDNDR, encoded by the coding sequence ATGCAGTCGGTTGATCAGGTCATTCGCGCCCGTTGGGTAGTACCGGTTCGCCCGCGCACCGTGCTCCACGATCACGCGCTGGCGGTGCAGGATGGGCGTATCGTTGCCATCGGTCCCGCCGCAGAAATACTCACGCGCTACACCGCGGCCAGCATGACCCACCTCGACCAACATGTCCTGATGCCCGGACTGGTCAATGCCCATACCCATGCGGCCATGACCCTGATGCGCGGACTCGCGGATGACCTTCCGCTGATGACGTGGCTGAATGCACATATCTGGCCCGTGGAAGGTCGTTTTGTCAGCCCCGGATTTGTGGCCATAGGCACCGAACTGGCTGTTGCGGAGATGCTGCGCGGCGGCACCACCACCTTCAATGACATGTATTTCTTCCCGGAAGCCGCGGCGGAAGTCGCCCAGCGCATGGGCATGCGGGCTACCATCGGACATGTCGTCATCGACTTCCCCACGGCTTACGCGGCGAACGCCGACGTCTGTCTGCAATTGGCTGCAGACTTGTTGCCGCGCCTGCGCCGGATGCCCCTCATTCACCAGAGCATCGCGCCCCACGCGCCGTACACGGTGGGAGACGCGGGGCTCTGCGGCGCGCGCGATCTGGCCGCCAGCGAAAAACTGCCCCTGCATATGCATGTCCACGAGACAGCGCATGAAATCGATGAGGCCATCGCCCGGGACGGCATGCGGCCGTTGGCGCGGCTGGCCCGACTGGGGCTATTGAATCAGCACTTTCTTGCCGTTCACATGACCCGGTTGAATGAAGAGGACCTGGCGATCTGCCGGAACAGTGGCCTGCAGGTAGCCCACTGCCCCGAATCCAATCTGAAGTTGGCCTCCGGAATGGCACCCGTTGCCACCCTGCGCAAACAGGGCACCCGGCTGGCGATCGGTACCGATGGCGCGGCCAGCAACAACGACCTCGACATGCTGGGTGAATTGCGCACCGCAGCCTTGTTGGCGAAAGGTGTGAGTGGGGACCCCACCGTTTTCCCCGCCTGGGAGGCCTTGGAAGCTGCAACACTGGGAGGCGCGGAAGCCATCGGCTGGGGCGCGGAAACGGGCAGCCTGGAACCCGGCAAGGCCGCCGACTGCATCGCCATTGACCTGGATCACCCGGCGACTTATCCGGTGTACGACCCGGTCTCGCAGGTGGTGTATTGTGCGGGCCGCGATCAGGTCAGCCATGTCTGGGTAAACGGTAACCCGCGTGTCGTCGAAGGACGAGCCGTGGATTGGGACACGCAGGAACTGTTCGCACGCGTTCGGGGCTGGGTAGAGCGCATTCGTGAAAAGGATAATGACAGATGA